The proteins below come from a single Acidobacteriota bacterium genomic window:
- a CDS encoding VCBS repeat-containing protein: protein MPDKGSKAYADTVSAFYVGLAALQVGHDVYADSKLAELTKLVPAEPAGWANWGVLAFRQRNYDLAAQRLEQAHKLASQNDQIYYLLGLLESSRGHQAEAIADLRKGVELNPRNLRAAYQLAEEIERQGGDENEAEFQRVIQKILDAQPDNLAALLEIGRVAAKRGDAATLHAAVARISAQSLAWPPEVQLQVASLKAAAAGPDPRAAATRTMFLRNVLMRVPDFRASLGVIKAAPGEEAQPFTHFLAMETPVFKPAPADVTIDFTSGPVIGIGDGRWSWIGSIPLASAGAPAIAVANGNEVRLSTGAKFPFPGGRSGIAPSPEDVIPIDFNYDFKSDLVLAGAGGVRLLRQDGPTAFTDVTAKTTLPGSVVNASYTGAWALDIEADGDLDIVLGAKSGEPTVLRNNGDDTFTAIHPFNGVSGLTQLAWSDLDGDGDPDVAMIDAAGKLHIFSNERLGQFRERSLPPGVSLVKAIAVADVNDDSVLDLLAVKADGAVVRISDKNEGQDWDTAEITRVTNAAAYLAGEVRLHVADLDNNGSTDLILSQVIPGKGADGALIWLKDDTGKFIALNHSFGPPNVFDAADISNDGKLDLLGLTADGQPVQALNHGSKNYHWQIIRPHGVQSVGDQRINPFGVGGEIEIRSGLLLQKQPITGPQLHFGLGEQTSSDVIRVVWPNGTVRAEFAAKADQDVTVEQRLKASCPFLFAYNGKEMEFVKDAVPWGAAIGLRINTLGAARVATTVEWYKIGREQLAPHDSYYDVRIGAELWETYYYDYLALMAVDHPVGTEIFVDERFVIPPQKPGYTVVETPHKIAQALDDHGVDVTDILSALDGRALENLGRGQYQGVTRDHYVEVDLGNDVPTTGPLYLIGQGSIHDTDSSINVAITQGHRWHAQGMSLEVPDGRGGWKVAQSNLGFPAGRKKTVLFNLTNAFVPGTPRRVRIRTNLEIYWDAITWARGMPDAPIKTARMNPSYADLHYRGYSVVHRPDSGAPEVPDYNHLEGSKQRWRDLIGYYTRYGDVNELLANVDDRYVIVNSGDEMSLRFPEQPAPASGWLRDFVILGDGWIKDGDFNSTFSKTVLPLPYHAKDVYNTAPGRLEDEWTYRHHPEDWQTYHTRYVTPEVFKNSLRNER from the coding sequence ATGCCCGATAAGGGCTCAAAAGCCTATGCGGACACGGTGTCCGCGTTCTACGTTGGCCTGGCAGCGTTGCAGGTCGGACACGATGTCTATGCCGACAGCAAGCTTGCCGAGTTGACCAAACTCGTGCCCGCCGAGCCCGCGGGATGGGCCAATTGGGGCGTGCTGGCGTTCCGCCAACGGAATTACGACCTCGCCGCTCAACGACTGGAACAGGCTCACAAACTCGCTTCGCAAAACGATCAAATCTACTACCTGCTCGGCCTGCTGGAAAGTAGCCGCGGACATCAGGCGGAAGCCATTGCTGACTTGCGGAAAGGGGTGGAGTTGAATCCGCGGAATTTGCGGGCCGCCTATCAGTTGGCGGAGGAAATCGAGCGGCAGGGTGGCGACGAAAACGAAGCTGAATTTCAGCGGGTGATACAAAAGATTCTCGACGCGCAGCCCGACAATCTGGCGGCGCTGCTCGAAATCGGACGAGTGGCCGCAAAACGCGGAGACGCAGCCACACTGCACGCTGCCGTGGCCCGCATCAGTGCGCAATCGTTGGCGTGGCCTCCGGAAGTGCAGCTGCAGGTTGCATCTCTGAAGGCAGCCGCCGCCGGTCCCGATCCTCGCGCCGCAGCGACCCGGACGATGTTTCTGCGCAATGTCCTGATGCGCGTTCCTGACTTTCGGGCAAGCCTCGGCGTAATCAAAGCTGCGCCCGGCGAGGAAGCTCAGCCGTTCACTCATTTTCTGGCGATGGAGACACCCGTCTTCAAACCCGCGCCCGCCGATGTGACGATCGATTTCACCTCCGGCCCGGTCATCGGCATCGGAGACGGGCGATGGAGTTGGATAGGGTCCATTCCACTGGCCAGCGCGGGCGCGCCCGCAATTGCTGTCGCGAACGGAAACGAAGTGCGATTGTCCACCGGCGCAAAGTTTCCGTTTCCTGGTGGCAGGTCAGGCATTGCACCGTCGCCGGAGGACGTCATCCCGATCGACTTCAACTACGACTTCAAAAGCGATCTTGTGTTGGCTGGTGCCGGCGGAGTCCGCTTGCTGCGCCAGGACGGTCCGACCGCATTCACCGACGTGACCGCGAAGACGACGCTGCCTGGTTCGGTTGTGAACGCCAGCTATACCGGAGCGTGGGCGCTTGATATCGAAGCCGATGGTGATCTCGATATTGTCCTCGGCGCGAAGTCCGGAGAGCCGACCGTCCTAAGAAACAACGGGGACGACACGTTCACTGCGATCCACCCCTTCAATGGCGTTTCGGGTCTGACACAACTTGCGTGGTCCGATCTCGACGGCGACGGAGATCCCGACGTCGCCATGATCGACGCCGCGGGCAAACTACACATTTTTAGCAACGAACGGCTGGGACAGTTCCGCGAACGATCGCTGCCGCCTGGCGTGTCTTTGGTAAAGGCAATTGCCGTGGCGGACGTCAATGACGATTCCGTTCTCGATCTGCTGGCGGTGAAAGCCGATGGCGCAGTTGTTCGGATCTCCGACAAGAATGAAGGACAGGATTGGGACACGGCGGAGATCACTCGTGTCACGAATGCGGCAGCTTACCTTGCCGGTGAAGTGCGGTTGCATGTCGCCGACCTCGACAATAACGGCTCGACTGATCTGATTCTCTCTCAGGTCATTCCTGGCAAGGGCGCTGACGGAGCTTTGATCTGGCTCAAGGACGACACAGGCAAATTCATCGCACTGAATCACTCCTTCGGCCCACCCAACGTCTTCGATGCGGCCGACATAAGTAACGACGGCAAACTTGACCTGTTGGGCCTGACCGCCGACGGGCAGCCGGTTCAGGCTCTCAATCACGGCTCGAAGAACTATCACTGGCAGATCATTCGTCCGCATGGCGTGCAGTCTGTTGGCGATCAGCGGATCAATCCCTTCGGCGTCGGCGGCGAAATTGAAATTCGCTCCGGTCTGTTACTGCAAAAGCAACCCATTACCGGGCCGCAGCTGCATTTTGGATTGGGCGAGCAGACCAGTTCGGATGTGATTCGCGTGGTCTGGCCGAATGGAACGGTGCGCGCCGAGTTTGCCGCGAAGGCCGATCAGGACGTGACGGTCGAGCAGCGTCTGAAAGCTTCCTGTCCATTCCTGTTTGCATACAACGGCAAGGAGATGGAATTCGTCAAAGATGCCGTGCCCTGGGGGGCCGCAATTGGATTACGCATCAACACGCTGGGCGCGGCACGCGTCGCGACCACCGTGGAATGGTACAAAATCGGACGCGAACAACTTGCTCCGCACGACAGCTACTACGACGTCCGCATCGGCGCGGAATTATGGGAGACGTACTACTACGACTACCTGGCGCTGATGGCGGTTGACCATCCGGTGGGTACCGAGATTTTTGTGGATGAGCGCTTCGTCATCCCGCCGCAGAAGCCCGGATACACGGTGGTGGAAACTCCACACAAGATCGCACAGGCCTTGGACGACCACGGCGTCGACGTGACCGATATCCTGAGTGCCCTCGACGGACGAGCGCTCGAGAATCTCGGCCGCGGACAATATCAAGGCGTCACGCGAGATCATTACGTCGAAGTTGATCTGGGCAACGATGTCCCGACGACCGGTCCGCTGTATTTGATTGGGCAAGGGTCCATCCACGACACGGACTCGTCGATTAACGTTGCAATCACTCAGGGTCACCGTTGGCACGCGCAGGGCATGAGCCTCGAAGTGCCCGATGGACGTGGCGGGTGGAAAGTAGCGCAATCGAACCTGGGATTTCCGGCAGGACGAAAGAAGACAGTACTCTTCAATCTGACGAATGCTTTCGTTCCCGGTACGCCTCGGCGGGTGCGCATCCGCACGAACCTGGAAATTTACTGGGACGCGATCACCTGGGCGCGCGGCATGCCGGATGCTCCCATAAAAACAGCACGCATGAACCCGTCGTATGCCGATCTTCACTATCGCGGCTATTCCGTTGTTCATCGGCCCGACAGCGGAGCGCCGGAAGTTCCGGACTACAATCACCTGGAAGGTTCCAAGCAACGCTGGCGCGACCTGATCGGCTACTACACTCGCTATGGCGATGTGAACGAACTTCTGGCGAACGTGGACGACCGCTATGTGATCGTCAATTCGGGAGATGAGATGTCGCTGCGTTTCCCCGAGCAACCAGCGCCCGCCAGCGGTTGGCTGCGCGATTTCGTCATCCTCGGTGATGGCTGGATCAAGGACGGAGACTTCAACTCAACCTTCTCCAAGACAGTTCTGCCATTGCCGTATCATGCCAAGGATGTCTACAACACGGCTCCGGGTCGTCTCGAAGATGAGTGGACCTACCGGCATCATCCTGAAGACTGGCAGACCTATCACACGCGCTACGTGACACCGGAAGTTTTCAAGAATTCATTGAGAAATGAACGTTAA
- a CDS encoding cation:proton antiporter: protein MNAEQLILSVGTILLAARVLGWIFQRIGQPRVVGEMTAGIVLGPSLLGRFFPGTFAYVFPASSIPAIGVLSQLGLLLFMFVVGLEVDLKRIVKQRAAVVLISNCSILLPLALGVALAKTLYSQFAGANVSFPTFALFMGTAMSITAFPVLARILKERNLLGTSLGTMAISCAAIDDISAWLLLAVLTAMVRSAQNWQRFGITLLFLVAFVAVMMVPVRRAVSFLESRYLKHGAGMELISSLVLIMLAASWTTERLGVHALFGAFVAGLIVPKNEPMIGEVIEGIESLSLALLLPLFFALTGLRTRIDLLTGSSMWGYAAAIIAVAVFGKLAGAALAARVSGMNWKDSVGLGVLMNTRGLVELVILNAGLDLGILSPPLFTMMVMMALVTTFMTTPILIAMKISPRNEFAS, encoded by the coding sequence GTGAACGCGGAACAATTGATTCTTTCGGTAGGCACCATTCTGCTTGCGGCGCGAGTATTGGGCTGGATTTTCCAGCGCATCGGCCAGCCGCGGGTCGTGGGGGAGATGACCGCCGGCATCGTGTTGGGTCCTTCATTGTTGGGCCGGTTCTTTCCGGGAACTTTTGCTTACGTTTTTCCAGCCTCGTCGATTCCCGCGATCGGGGTGTTGAGTCAGCTGGGCCTGCTTCTGTTCATGTTTGTGGTTGGACTTGAGGTCGATCTCAAACGCATCGTAAAACAGCGTGCCGCAGTTGTGCTGATCAGCAATTGCAGCATCCTGTTGCCACTGGCTTTGGGAGTCGCGCTAGCCAAAACACTGTATTCCCAATTTGCCGGCGCGAACGTTTCCTTTCCGACTTTCGCCCTCTTCATGGGAACGGCCATGAGCATCACCGCGTTCCCGGTGCTAGCGCGAATCTTAAAAGAGCGAAACCTGCTCGGAACCAGTCTCGGAACAATGGCGATTTCCTGCGCTGCAATCGATGACATCAGCGCATGGTTGCTCCTGGCTGTTCTTACGGCGATGGTGCGTTCCGCGCAAAACTGGCAGCGCTTCGGGATTACGCTCCTTTTCCTGGTGGCGTTTGTTGCGGTGATGATGGTCCCAGTTCGTCGCGCCGTGTCGTTTCTCGAGTCCCGGTATCTGAAGCACGGTGCGGGGATGGAACTAATTTCTTCCCTGGTTCTGATCATGCTCGCCGCCAGTTGGACGACGGAGCGATTGGGTGTACACGCGCTATTTGGTGCGTTCGTAGCCGGCCTGATCGTGCCTAAGAACGAACCGATGATCGGCGAAGTAATCGAGGGGATCGAATCGCTTAGCCTCGCGCTGCTGTTGCCCTTGTTTTTTGCGCTTACTGGATTGCGGACTCGCATTGACCTCCTCACTGGGAGCTCGATGTGGGGTTACGCGGCGGCGATTATCGCTGTAGCGGTATTTGGCAAACTGGCAGGGGCTGCCCTCGCCGCGAGAGTGTCGGGAATGAATTGGAAAGACTCCGTGGGTCTTGGAGTCCTTATGAACACCCGCGGATTGGTGGAATTAGTAATCCTGAACGCTGGCCTCGATCTCGGTATCCTGTCGCCGCCGCTGTTTACGATGATGGTGATGATGGCGCTGGTTACGACGTTTATGACGACACCGATTCTGATCGCGATGAAGATCTCACCAAGAAACGAGTTTGCAAGTTAA
- a CDS encoding ABC transporter substrate-binding protein, producing the protein MFRSSMVRWLLGFVVFIAVISLLRYKPWHRNGTGAVSAVEQREMLKVGFLPVTCHLTCPVTDFATKASKSTRFESQRFTDFPTMAESIKAGRIQAAFMIAPLAMKLREEGVPVKILYLGHRDGSEVMVGKNTSIKSLRDLRGKTFAIPSRYSNQNLVIHKLMQDQGVRADEIRFVEMPPPDMPGALAAKAIDAYFVGEPFAAKAELDGSGRVLYYAKDIWPHFISCVLVVHEKLINERPAVVRDLVRGIAQSGEWAETHRVDAAKVVQPYFRQDEKLIRYVLTEPPDRVSYRMLNPSDQEMEQIRDMGIKAGILTTKVEMKDLLDRSFIPTDIKAADIDMTTAGQ; encoded by the coding sequence ATGTTTCGATCTTCCATGGTTCGTTGGCTACTCGGATTCGTTGTCTTCATAGCGGTAATCAGTCTGCTTCGCTACAAGCCGTGGCATCGAAACGGGACCGGTGCGGTGAGTGCAGTAGAGCAACGGGAGATGCTGAAGGTCGGTTTCTTGCCCGTCACCTGCCATCTCACCTGCCCCGTCACCGACTTTGCCACCAAGGCGAGCAAGTCGACTCGATTCGAATCCCAACGCTTTACCGATTTTCCTACCATGGCCGAATCGATCAAGGCCGGACGTATCCAGGCCGCCTTCATGATCGCTCCTCTGGCCATGAAATTGAGGGAGGAAGGCGTCCCCGTAAAGATCCTGTACCTGGGACATCGCGACGGGTCAGAAGTCATGGTGGGGAAGAACACCTCAATCAAGAGCCTGCGCGATCTTCGCGGCAAGACCTTTGCGATCCCCAGCCGGTACAGCAATCAGAACCTGGTCATCCACAAGCTCATGCAGGATCAAGGCGTGCGGGCGGATGAAATCAGGTTTGTCGAGATGCCGCCGCCGGACATGCCGGGCGCCCTGGCGGCCAAAGCGATTGACGCGTATTTTGTCGGCGAACCGTTTGCCGCCAAAGCGGAGCTCGATGGCAGCGGCCGAGTCCTTTACTATGCCAAGGACATCTGGCCTCACTTCATCTCCTGTGTGTTGGTGGTCCACGAGAAGCTGATCAACGAGCGTCCGGCAGTTGTCAGAGATTTGGTGCGAGGGATCGCGCAGAGTGGCGAATGGGCAGAAACACATCGGGTAGACGCTGCCAAAGTGGTGCAGCCCTACTTCCGCCAGGACGAGAAATTGATCCGTTACGTGCTCACGGAACCTCCGGACCGAGTGAGCTATCGCATGCTGAATCCGTCGGATCAGGAGATGGAGCAGATCCGAGACATGGGGATCAAGGCGGGAATTCTGACGACGAAGGTGGAAATGAAGGATCTGCTCGATCGTTCCTTCATCCCGACGGACATCAAGGCCGCCGACATCGACATGACCACGGCGGGGCAGTAA
- a CDS encoding ABC transporter ATP-binding protein has protein sequence MTGSRLQLSHVSRSFDALEVLRDLSIEVSQGEFVAIVGPSGCGKTTLLNLLSGFDRPTSGTVERKGESRMVHQQDGLFPWQTVSENIALGLRHVKNKVELHEQVRELVGLIRLEGFENSYPHQLSGGMRQRVELARALAGSSDILLLDEPFSALDYLTRLRMRQELARILHERPRTVVLVTHDIEEAAQLADRVLVLGERPAQIRYELSMGTPRPRDPTHPEVVQAIHRVLTKLNLESDTGEYTAS, from the coding sequence ATGACAGGGTCCCGCTTGCAGCTTAGTCACGTCTCGCGATCATTCGACGCTCTGGAAGTACTCCGCGATCTGTCCATCGAAGTCTCGCAGGGCGAGTTCGTGGCGATCGTCGGTCCTTCCGGTTGCGGAAAGACCACGTTGCTGAACCTCCTTTCCGGGTTCGACCGGCCTACCTCGGGTACTGTGGAGCGCAAAGGCGAGAGCCGCATGGTGCATCAGCAGGACGGTTTGTTCCCCTGGCAGACGGTCTCGGAAAACATCGCACTCGGCCTGCGGCATGTGAAGAACAAGGTGGAACTCCACGAGCAGGTCCGCGAATTGGTGGGACTGATCCGGCTGGAAGGATTTGAAAACAGCTATCCTCACCAGCTTTCCGGCGGCATGCGGCAGCGCGTGGAACTGGCAAGGGCGTTGGCGGGGTCGTCCGATATCTTGCTGCTCGATGAACCCTTTTCGGCGCTCGACTATTTGACGCGTCTCCGAATGAGGCAGGAACTGGCCCGCATCCTGCATGAACGTCCCCGCACAGTCGTTCTGGTCACGCACGACATTGAAGAAGCGGCACAACTTGCGGACCGCGTGCTTGTTCTCGGCGAACGGCCAGCGCAGATTCGTTACGAATTGAGTATGGGCACACCGCGGCCACGGGATCCCACCCACCCGGAGGTCGTCCAGGCGATTCACCGAGTCTTGACGAAACTCAATCTGGAATCAGACACGGGAGAATACACTGCTTCCTAA
- a CDS encoding ABC transporter permease produces MKKPGAIRSVALPLLVVAAMIVIWTVIWWSGIFHESAFPGPLAVLRGFREEARTGQLFTDLITSLFRVTCGFGLAVVTGIPAGLWMGQNLLLRTAFLPIVNFFRNLSPLAWIPFAILWFGVGDASPIFLIFLSAFFPVVLATMAAAANVPTIYSRVARDFGMSDSEKLMRVTLPAIMPQVVTTLRVTAGVCWLVVVAAEMIAGRDGLGFAVMDSRNGLRTDILVVEMIVIGLVGVGIDRALEQLTKIPSIRWGYER; encoded by the coding sequence ATGAAGAAACCTGGCGCCATCCGATCGGTCGCTCTTCCTCTCTTGGTGGTGGCGGCGATGATCGTCATCTGGACTGTCATCTGGTGGAGCGGGATCTTTCACGAGAGTGCGTTTCCTGGACCGCTCGCGGTTCTGCGCGGCTTCAGAGAAGAGGCTCGCACCGGTCAGCTGTTTACCGATCTCATCACTTCACTGTTCCGGGTTACCTGCGGATTTGGACTCGCCGTGGTGACCGGCATTCCGGCAGGCCTCTGGATGGGACAGAATCTGCTGTTGCGAACAGCCTTTCTACCCATCGTTAATTTTTTTCGGAATCTCTCGCCCCTCGCCTGGATTCCCTTCGCGATTCTCTGGTTCGGCGTGGGCGATGCCTCTCCCATCTTTCTCATCTTCTTATCGGCGTTTTTTCCGGTGGTCCTGGCGACGATGGCCGCTGCGGCTAACGTTCCTACTATTTATTCCCGCGTGGCCAGGGACTTTGGAATGTCCGATTCGGAAAAGCTGATGCGGGTTACGTTGCCTGCCATCATGCCGCAGGTGGTCACCACTCTTCGGGTCACGGCTGGCGTGTGCTGGCTGGTGGTGGTTGCCGCCGAGATGATCGCTGGCCGCGACGGGCTTGGTTTCGCCGTAATGGATTCTCGCAATGGTCTCCGAACGGACATTCTCGTGGTCGAGATGATCGTCATCGGACTGGTCGGCGTTGGGATTGACCGAGCCCTCGAACAACTCACGAAGATCCCAAGCATCCGGTGGGGATACGAAAGATAA
- a CDS encoding ornithine cyclodeaminase family protein (cyclodeaminase), translated as MSPPAVRIFNQSEIQSGSGLTAAALACIENAFSALAEGRVIMPPPLGMHIDDLQGEVHVKTAYIRGTAGFAVKVATGFYGNSKLGLPNSSGLILYLDAQTGFVKAIFADNGYLTDLRTALAGAIAAKYLARTQIETVGIVGTGIQARWQLEALTLVRKFRQVIVFGRSADSADAYIREMKSKVDSTFSKAASVSALVKASDLVVTATTARESLIKVDDLHPGLHITAIGSDGPGKHELDPAVVEKADVIVCDSYEQCRRLGELQTATIDRNRVIELGEVTSGRKTARSSDHQLSVCDLTGTGVQDSAIADFTYQALAGSRKT; from the coding sequence ATGTCCCCACCCGCTGTCCGCATCTTCAACCAATCCGAGATTCAATCCGGCTCCGGATTGACCGCGGCGGCGTTAGCCTGCATTGAGAACGCTTTTAGCGCACTGGCCGAAGGCCGCGTCATCATGCCTCCACCATTGGGGATGCATATCGACGACTTGCAGGGGGAAGTCCACGTGAAGACCGCATACATTCGCGGCACCGCTGGCTTCGCCGTAAAGGTTGCGACTGGATTTTATGGAAACTCGAAGCTTGGGCTACCCAATTCGAGCGGATTGATCCTCTATCTGGACGCGCAAACCGGCTTTGTGAAGGCGATCTTTGCAGACAATGGTTACCTGACCGACCTGCGCACGGCGCTCGCTGGAGCGATTGCAGCGAAGTATCTGGCTCGTACGCAAATTGAAACCGTCGGCATCGTCGGCACCGGCATTCAGGCGCGCTGGCAACTGGAGGCGCTGACTCTGGTCCGAAAGTTCAGACAAGTGATCGTGTTCGGGCGCAGCGCGGATTCTGCAGACGCCTACATCCGCGAAATGAAGAGCAAGGTCGACTCCACCTTCAGCAAAGCAGCTTCTGTATCTGCGCTCGTCAAAGCGAGCGATCTGGTGGTGACGGCCACGACGGCACGCGAATCCCTCATCAAGGTCGACGATCTCCATCCCGGATTACACATCACTGCGATCGGATCCGATGGCCCAGGCAAACACGAACTCGACCCTGCGGTGGTCGAGAAAGCAGACGTGATTGTGTGCGACTCCTACGAACAGTGCCGCCGGTTGGGAGAATTACAAACCGCGACGATCGACCGTAACCGCGTCATCGAGCTCGGCGAGGTGACGTCAGGCCGCAAGACGGCGCGATCCAGCGACCACCAGCTTTCAGTGTGCGATCTGACGGGAACAGGCGTGCAGGACTCGGCGATTGCCGATTTCACTTACCAGGCGCTGGCTGGTTCTCGAAAAACGTAA
- a CDS encoding GntR family transcriptional regulator, translating into MQERTFRGIVPLERASTVDRVTEMLRDELLSGRLAPGTTLQEIPLATALRVSRNTLREAVRTLVAEGLLTRTPHKGIVISNLTPADVDELFEVRELLESAALEKACAMRSGILPILNEKIEGLRRAMAAGNERSIVEMDLAFHQALLSALGSTRLQHFHAVLISELRLALAVLDRDGGGASIKQMVAQHQQIVAAIKTGNVARSQQLLLRHLRDSKDRLKSLLRQRENKDK; encoded by the coding sequence ATGCAGGAAAGGACATTCCGCGGCATCGTCCCGCTCGAACGCGCCAGCACGGTGGATCGTGTCACGGAAATGCTGCGCGACGAATTGCTGTCCGGCAGACTCGCGCCGGGAACGACATTGCAGGAGATTCCGCTCGCGACGGCGCTACGAGTATCCCGCAACACGTTGCGCGAAGCGGTGCGAACGCTGGTCGCGGAAGGCCTGCTCACGCGGACGCCTCACAAGGGCATCGTGATTTCGAATCTCACGCCTGCCGACGTCGATGAACTGTTCGAGGTGCGCGAGTTGCTGGAGTCAGCGGCCCTCGAAAAGGCTTGTGCCATGCGATCGGGGATTCTTCCGATCCTGAACGAAAAAATCGAAGGACTGCGCCGCGCTATGGCCGCGGGAAACGAACGCAGCATTGTGGAGATGGATCTCGCTTTTCACCAGGCCCTGTTGAGCGCTCTGGGGAGCACGCGCCTGCAGCATTTCCACGCCGTCCTGATTTCTGAGTTGCGGCTCGCACTCGCGGTTCTGGACCGTGACGGTGGAGGCGCATCCATCAAGCAGATGGTTGCACAGCACCAGCAGATCGTCGCCGCGATCAAGACCGGCAACGTCGCCCGATCGCAACAACTTCTACTCCGCCATCTACGGGATTCGAAAGACCGCCTGAAAAGTCTTTTGCGGCAACGGGAGAACAAGGACAAATGA
- a CDS encoding aminotransferase class V-fold PLP-dependent enzyme codes for MSTAIMAESVFQKFGVRPVINACGIYTDLGGTVFSPSVWRAMEEINQSFVRMVDLLDRSGEMIAKMIGSDAARVVPGASAAITLGTAACIAGKDGKAWEQLPDSSGLKSEVVMQKAHRYKYDRMVRIAGGRLIEVGTSHGTSIAEFQKAFNSETAMVIFPAHLESRPGTLSLRSVSAIAKERGVPLLVDAAYMNDPTSIMHSYIEAGADLVCFSAKYFWGPNSGGIICGRRDLIDAVAGIDFTRYESGQYLTFGRPFKMDRHTIVATVVALQEWLVMDHRARWSVYGERVAAMRERLSGLPAIHTEAKYFTMDERLLDNPVSCMTVEFPGGASEAEDVSTQLLIGDPCIATVVVDGRLVVAVDTLLDQQHLEIAARLQEILRRR; via the coding sequence ATGAGCACAGCCATCATGGCGGAATCAGTTTTTCAGAAATTCGGTGTCCGCCCCGTGATCAACGCGTGTGGTATTTACACCGACCTGGGCGGCACTGTCTTTTCGCCGAGTGTGTGGCGTGCGATGGAGGAGATCAATCAAAGTTTTGTGCGGATGGTTGATCTGCTCGATCGCTCGGGCGAAATGATCGCGAAGATGATTGGCTCGGACGCCGCACGCGTCGTGCCCGGAGCGTCGGCCGCCATCACGCTCGGCACGGCGGCGTGCATCGCAGGCAAGGATGGCAAAGCGTGGGAACAACTTCCCGACAGCTCGGGCCTGAAAAGCGAAGTCGTCATGCAGAAGGCGCATCGTTACAAATACGACCGTATGGTCCGCATTGCCGGCGGACGCCTGATCGAAGTGGGCACTTCTCACGGAACGAGCATCGCGGAGTTCCAGAAAGCATTCAATTCCGAGACGGCGATGGTGATCTTTCCTGCGCACTTGGAATCGAGGCCCGGCACTCTTTCGCTACGCTCCGTGAGCGCGATCGCGAAAGAGCGTGGCGTGCCATTGCTTGTGGATGCGGCGTACATGAACGATCCCACCAGCATCATGCACAGCTACATCGAGGCTGGCGCCGATCTGGTCTGTTTCAGCGCCAAGTATTTCTGGGGACCGAACTCTGGTGGCATCATCTGCGGGCGCCGCGATCTCATCGATGCTGTAGCGGGAATCGATTTCACGCGCTACGAATCGGGGCAGTACCTGACGTTCGGCCGTCCATTCAAAATGGATCGGCACACTATCGTAGCCACGGTGGTGGCCCTGCAGGAGTGGTTGGTGATGGATCACAGAGCGCGCTGGTCTGTGTACGGTGAGAGAGTGGCGGCGATGCGCGAGAGGCTGTCCGGCCTGCCTGCAATCCATACGGAAGCCAAATACTTCACCATGGACGAGCGGTTGCTCGACAATCCCGTGTCCTGCATGACCGTCGAATTTCCCGGCGGCGCCTCTGAAGCGGAAGACGTGAGCACGCAGTTGCTGATTGGCGATCCATGCATAGCCACTGTAGTCGTAGATGGTAGATTGGTCGTGGCGGTGGACACGTTGCTCGACCAGCAGCATCTCGAGATCGCAGCGCGCTTGCAGGAAATTCTGCGCCGGAGATGA